The sequence GCGAACATAGAgcaatttatttaaacatatccaagtatacatggaaatacagtatataaggcaaaaacagaactTTTGAAGGGCAATATTTGCACGACtatctttattctttaacacagcctgaactcccTTTGGcagtttctttaagtagtcttcaacAATAGTTCTGCAGGGTTCTGGAGGACAGTGGCTTTGGGGTCATGTTGAAAATTGAAGCCATTGCCAATCAGATGAATCCAAACCTGACAGCGTTATCCTGTGGTCATAATACCATAAATTTtaacaagatctccaacaccactggcggAAATGcaaccccaaaccatgacagagcctccgcCGTGTTTTATAGATGACTGTCGACACTGTcatacctctctcctgacctcctctgtacatacTGATGATAATTTGAATCAGAAATTTTGATTCACCACTCCATAAACTCTTGCTACTGATTTTCAGTgatgtttttgtgcaatttGGCATCGATCACTATTTTCTCCTTGTTTGAATAGCTTATTGaaagccacccttccactgagaccacttCTGATAAGGTTTCAGTGAATAATAAATGGATCAACTGAGGAGCCAGATGCATGTTTtgggtcctgtgtcaggtctttgctggatttttgcCTGGTTTCCTTAGGTTTTTAAAGGATATGCTGTATGTAGATTCAAATGCaacttgttggtgcaaaaatactattttacatGCATCAAACTGTGTTACTGTTggtatttttcatagattcaagtaaagaaatgaaaacaaatgatgtgtttttgtgacaggctgcctgaagatacaatttaaaatatattttgttcttttgttgtattttatgtgtagacacaacactgattcACACCTCGAGTTGTCTTTTTATGCTCgaatgattcacaggtcagtgttaagtgcttaacaacaaaagagaagaagcattcctctgaaaatggtacATTTCAAGGACTTTACTATTTTGTCAAAGGCAAAGTGACAAGAACAGGGGAAGGATTAAGCTTAACGAatccaaagaaaagaaataactcAGAAATTAAGTAGAGAGtaaagaagttttttttaagaaatcagATCCATTCAAACTGAATTCATTCATTAAACACTTGAAGGCAAAATAATAGTAAAACGAGCAGTCATTGCACTACAACATTtactgaatgaatgaacaacCTGTTATCTTGGTCTTATGGAGCGAGCAAATATCAAATATGAAACCAGTTTTCTGTGGGAAATCCAGAACAATCAGTAATCTCTACTGAAATACTTGTTTACATAGCAAACACTCACATAGACAACTAAACTGATGAGAATAAACTGCTTCTGTTCATTCATCTTCACAAGCCTCATCTTCACCTGGATGTCAGAATCCTGATAGTGGATCAGGTAGTGCTCACCGTCATAGTCGTAGCACACAGACGTCCTTTCCAGCTCCGCTGAAACGGGCGAGGTGACACACTTGAAGGGCTTCCTAAATTCATCTAGCAGAGTCAGACTCATAATGCAGCAATTCTACAAGAAGTTGAAAAGTAAATAAGTGCCAGTGTGTAtatttcctgcctgccacaccaCTGCTGGGAATTTTATGCTCGTGTAATACCTCCACTGTGCCCTGCAGGGCCTCACAACACCAGGGCAGGGTGATGTCACCAGACAGAGATGTGTGCTGGGacaggtttgtgctgctaatGACTGTTAGCTGGATCAGCCCATCAGAGATCTGAGCTAGACAGAGAAAACACCGCGTGTAGACATTTATACCCAATTTAAGACAGCTAAGCAGTTTAAGTCTACAAGCGCTGTAACcatcaaacacaaataaacacaaattttttattgaatttagCTAAATTGTAACAAATTCAGAGGCTGTATCATATCAGTAGATTATTATATATAGCAGTTCTTACACCTAAAGAATGAAAGTTAGACTATGTGGATTAACGCTTTAAAATACTGAATGAAGACTTGAGTaaagaaagtgtttttgtgtCCCTTTTTTCTACAATGATCaacattttctctgcatttttgtTTCGTTGAATGAATTACTCTTAATGTATAACAATAATGGAAATCCTTAGAGTGAAGTAGCCTCTAAACTGATTGTATTGTCTGGTGTATGACTAGCTGTTAATAAAAAGTAAGTACTAAGCTGAAATATTCCAAACAGCAATTcagaagtctctttttttatgaCAAGAGTATAGATCGCAGGCTCACAAAAGTATTCAGTATTCTGAAATACCTTTCTGTATAACCTCCCTTTTATTCCACATATCCAAGTTTCCTGCCATATAGCTGAGGTTTAATTAGTTTGAAAAAGCAAGCCTGTAAGTGTTTGtcacacatgtgaaacaaactaTGGAGGCACATAAAAATAGTGCTGTACATGCCTAAATACAAATCGATTGGTCTTAGGAAATAAATACAGTCAtaaatttgcagaaaaaaatgggAGGAAAAAATCACAGCAAATGAATTCTTGATATTTAGGACTCTGTTTTGTATCCCTCTTAAAGTTACTATACATGTAAAACATAGGTatactgtggggttttttttatattacccACACAGTACAGAAGATTATTCATATTTCCTTGGCATAACTCACAGTGCTACTTAATGAATGTGGGTACAAAATGTGGGTATGAATGGATTACTTCTGCGGCAGAAGAGCTGGGAAAAGCTTCCGGACATGAGCTCGCATACAGTGTTGTGGAGAACAATGTGTAGCTGGTAACCATGGAGACCGTATTCAGGGTCTATATCACAGAAAGGGGGTTGGACCACCGGCTCCACATAAGAACTGAAAGGGGAAAAAGGGAAAGAGTTGATAAAACCAGAAAGTGTAAACTCTGtctagtggggggggggggggggggggggggggggtatcatGACAAAAGcattttcctaaaaaaaggcaaagatcTATTAATTTTGTGGagcataataaataaaagtgctgTACTCCCACAGGAAACCAGGAGAGGGTGCTATATCCTTACTATGCTGAAGTACGGTATCATTAACACTGTGTGgtcctgaaaatgtttttgttttcacgtgGATGGAAAGTAAATTACTGTTGGGTAATAACTCATAAGCCTCTGGAGCACCTGCGAGTCTGAGTGTAGACAAGAGCTGTGAGCAATTCCACCAGAcagcagagtttgtacaattctaatcctgaaaactaattaaattaattaaattgttagttctccaggcttcttaacCCTTCGATGCACAACCTACCAATACGTACACTCTTCCACGagtggggtcaaaaatgaccccaaatagaaacaatgcattttgctataaactcggttgttattcttcaaaatctttaaaacaaagaGTTGTAACATTCTCATATTTGAGGTATtcctcataaaacatgtttgtgacatgaggccttttgcatttttatttattttttcattaattttaagaaagtgcagtttttgtatcacttGTACCACTTCTGTATGCTTGCTCTGCATATACTGCAGAAGCTGGGCCTTCCCTCTGAAAGGCACAAGTTGTTCATCCACTGTAACACAATCACTGAGGATGAATTTCTGCCTGCAGTTGACCAGGAACAGGCCCCATATGTAGCAGAAAACTGCcatgtggtttgttttcagtcggtAGGCTCTGGTCCTCTTGTCATCAAAGTGCAAGAAATGGCGAAtatctttaaatctttgaatTGACATAGTGGCCTTGTACAATGGGTTATGCAGAGGACtcccaaaaacacaccaactggTACATCCCAGTTCTTCTCACTTCCTACAAGAATGGTCAATCAAATGAAGGCCAGGAGCTtttgtttgattacatttttccactcttttccCCTGTCTGTGGCTACTCTTTGTGCCtccatgtttgtgcatgtcagCACCTCTTCTATTATATTATCAGACATGAACATCTATTGGGGAGACAGTACTAGACCCAGGTGCAAGCCCTGGCCGACTAATTCAGAATATTGTGGCTAGAGCAGTAAGAGGGGCTCATACTGTTGGACTCaatatccatttcctcttcagaggACTCATCAGAGGACTCCTCTGTATCTGACTGGCCTTGTTCAGTGTGGGGGACAGTAGTCTGGATACTCTATATGTTAGATGTCAGATTCTGAGTCAGTGCCTCTGATGGGCTCTTCATCCCATCCGTCCTGGATCATTTGTAGGGCCACAGGGATCCTAGCTGGCCTCATAGCAgccatgttaaatatttttaaaaaatcagaaaGGACAATGTTTGAAATGCACAGGAAACTATAAACAGGGGTGTACATAAGTGGTCCTCAGGtgcgcatttgctgtcaaaataaaagacgcataccagataagaagttggagCGCTCGTTTGCGTACATTAGATGTTCTGGAGGAGGATAGACATTTGttcagaactcttaaagatgttgaagaagcaagctccgtaagcaattactttggtatTCCTCCACCGCAAAAGAAGCGTGTATTCTCAGAATTTCTgggaatacttttattttgacagcgaatgcacacctgcggaccacttatgtgtaGCCCTGACTATAAATCGTGTATGTTACTGTGTAAAAATTAATTCTTGATCCATCAGAAGTTTAAGTGGGACAGTCAGAGTTGCTAAGAATGAAAGTTTCATAGAAGATTCCACAGGAACTGCTTGGGGTCATTCTTGACCCCACTTGTGGAAGAGTGGggtagtgatacaaaaactgcattttttataaatgaatgaaaaaataaataaaaatgcaaatggcctcatgttacaaacatattttatgagaaatacctggaatatgaatatattacaactttgcattttaaagattttgaagaaaaacaaaacacgtgTGCATCTAAGGgttaaaggacattcaaagctcttctttggaagCCAGCTGACCTCTTACTGACGTACTGACAATGACTTGAACTACAAATTTCTAATCTGAATTCATCACCCCATAAAACCTGTTTCCAATGAGTTTcactccagttcttgtgtaattctCATACTTCAGcattttctccctctttccctTTGTTAAGAAttgcttcttgacagccagccTCCCACTGAGACCATTCTTTCTACCATGTCTTTGCTGAATGTTTTGCTATTTCTTAAGCACATGACTTTGAggtactgttcatctgctgtcaTGATTTTAGGTCtaacacttcttcttcttttgtccttgtTGAGAATTTTCATCTAATAGCTCAATTAGcccaatttaaaattggttctttgctaagctgTCTGTTATGTGGAGAAATCACACTGAATCGTCCCCTGAGTTGTGGGCCCTTTCTGTGCTCGATTGATTCGGTCAGTGTTaaatggcttaacaaacaaataaagaaaaacagttttctgAAATTGGACTGCAAATAAttccaaagaaaaactatttcagAAACTCAAATCCCACTGTACAGTGCATCACTGCAGGAGCAATACTGTCAGTCTATACATCCCTTAAATTTGAGACGCAGCACACCTTGTATGGATGTTCATAAGAGGGGGTGGTTATAGTCCAACCTACCAAACAGAAGATCCCTGAGTGCTTCTTTCCACCAGCTTGTGGAAGTGGAGGGTGAACATGATAAAGGCAACTGAGCACTGGTCctagaaaaaaaagatgcttaAAGATGTCACTTCTCCCTGTGATAAATACTGTGTATCTTGTTCTGCTACTCTAAGCCAGTgaataataatcaaaacatgGGATGAATGCCTGAAGTAATTACCCTCCAGACACCGATGATGATGCCAGGCTGTAGCAACTTAAGCTGCACCAATCTGTCCTGGCCAATGACTTGCATGTTCTTAGTTAGAGTCTGCATGTCTAACTTCTCCATGAGGGACCTACAAACAGGGCTGACAGAGGAAGCAAAGACAGCAGTTGGTTTTACTGAGACAAGAGGCGAAACAAAGGGTGTAGATGGATGTCAGCTGCCTTTACCTCTTTGGGCTGACGCAGGCTAGCCTCCTGACACCGTACAGCTGAAGGGTGGAAATCTGCTGGTAGTCGGGCAAGCGGTCTCCTCCGCTCCAGCACAGTGTCACTGAAGTCTCAGTGAACTGGGACCGGCTCTGCTCCAAAGTGCTCTTACGCCCTGACTTATCCATGACTGTCAGTTCCCAGGTGACGTTCAAGTTTCTAGAGTTAGAAAACAGAATGTAGAATTGTAGGAACAGgactttttgcagttttgcaataaaagcaagagagagagaagaagagagcagGTGAGAGTGAAGCTAAGCATGGCAGAAGTGAACAGGTTCTTTAATACCAAATACCACATAAATAGTCCAAATGAATCATTGAACAAAAATGTAATCCATCCATTTGTCTTCTAATTTATTACAGTGAAAATAACCGGGCAGTGTTTGGCAGCGTTGCTCTTTAAATCAGAAAAATTACAAGTTTATTTGCTGTTACATCTCATTTGTCAGCAGAGGGAAGTAGTAGGACTCCAGTTAAAGCTGTTCTTGCTAATGAAATGATATGCAACGAATGAAATTAAAACTGCAGCTGTTGTGACGAATCTCTTGATCCAGTTCTGTCTAAACTGTGATTCAGGGCTGCCCCTACTGTGATGCAGCCGGCGCCTCGCTGAGACACCATCCAATATCAATTAGGTGGGGGAACAAAGTTAAAAACTGGAGCAGCCCAGGGGGCTCCAGCAGCTGACCCCAGGGATTTCACTCTGCACTGCCTGTATGCTTGACGTCTTGTGAAATGATTATTACCAAGGTAAATCGCATGCTCCTCATGGTCTctaacagacaaaaaaagcCCTATAGGGAGTTGTCTGAGTCGGTGGGAGGAAGGCTGaggtgtgcgtgcatgcatatGTCTTCTGTGGATGAGGGGTTGGGGGGCtaagtaatttatttcaacaattcAGACAGCCCCTGCAAGGAACACAATTATTTCTATTTCCCCTCTGTACCACAGCGACTGCCACAGAACTCAATATTGAGTGCAGCACAGCCTCTAATCAGAGgttataaaaacacagcagaatcTGCGGTGGAGGTGGCGAGGGAGCTCTCCCCTGCGTGCTGGCATCCCCCTGAGCAGACATCACGTTCAGAAAGAGACCTCCTTCCTCACCTTTAATAAGAAAGTGTCATTAAGTGTGACATCAAAAACAAAccatactttttgtttttgattaccAGCAGCTTGAACTATCCTCTTGTTGTGTTCTCCCCCCACCTCTCCAACCTTGAACTTTCTCAACAGCGAGGGTAGATCTCCAAAGTTTTGCTATTTGCTAACAGCAAACAATGAACAAAGGCTTCATACAGCTGCTTCCAAACAAATACCAAATCCCCGTTAGAGCACAGACACAGCACGGATCAACACACCTCCTTTCAACTAAAAGGATATAAAATTCACTATAAAAGTAGTTAACATGAGCATTTAGAGAAAGAATAAtgacatatttttctttctaaatgtgTTTGAGTAGGTGATACATAAAGTAAATGGAAAACCTAATTCCTTTGAACTAAACTTGGGTTTTCTCTCTTTATCTGTCTCACACTTCACCTGAGGACCCACTCTGTTTGGCTGGGTAGCCCTGTGTGAATACTGATGAGTCCAAGCCGCCTCGTCCACTTGATCATGTCACATTCGGCTACAGTTTTGAAGTACAGCCTCTTATAGTAACCTTCGGGTCGATCCTGCACCTCCATCGTGGCCATCCTCAACAGAGATTTGTCCATACACTTTTTATTCTTGCTGAAATCCGCAATGTAAAGCTTTCTCCACAGAGCACTGCAATGACAGCATCAGGAGAGTGACCGACTCGGTCAGAAAGGTTACAAACCAGTACAGTATGTCTAGTGTGATCATTTCTTACAGGGTGGCcaagaaaaaagaagtttaaGTTTTATTCATCAGAATGACAATAtcaaaacatcagcagtgaaatTTCACGTTTGAATAAGTTCAATAGTGAATTCTTCCATTATAGGAATAATCTTTTCTACTAAGAGGAAACTATTTAACCCTGTGATGCCTGAAGC is a genomic window of Astatotilapia calliptera chromosome 9, fAstCal1.2, whole genome shotgun sequence containing:
- the fbxo15 gene encoding F-box only protein 15 isoform X2, which encodes MAASKAVVPGRALRTSKRTDKSSPASTQSFMERLPSEILIKILSYLDASTLCCINHINKIFYQLANSNALWRKLYIADFSKNKKCMDKSLLRMATMEVQDRPEGYYKRLYFKTVAECDMIKWTRRLGLISIHTGLPSQTENLNVTWELTVMDKSGRKSTLEQSRSQFTETSVTLCWSGGDRLPDYQQISTLQLYGVRRLACVSPKSPVCRSLMEKLDMQTLTKNMQVIGQDRLVQLKLLQPGIIIGVWRDQCSVAFIMFTLHFHKLVERSTQGSSVCSYVEPVVQPPFCDIDPEYGLHGYQLHIVLHNTVCELMSGSFSQLFCRRTQISDGLIQLTVISSTNLSQHTSLSGDITLPWCCEALQGTVENCCIMSLTLLDEFRKPFKCVTSPVSAELERTSVCYDYDGEHYLIHYQDSDIQVKMRLVKMNEQKQFILISLVVYVSVCYVNKYFSRDY
- the fbxo15 gene encoding F-box only protein 15 isoform X1; the encoded protein is MAASKAVVPGRALRTSKRTDKSSPASTQSFMERLPSEILIKILSYLDASTLCCINHINKIFYQLANSNALWRKLYIADFSKNKKCMDKSLLRMATMEVQDRPEGYYKRLYFKTVAECDMIKWTRRLGLISIHTGLPSQTEWVLRNLNVTWELTVMDKSGRKSTLEQSRSQFTETSVTLCWSGGDRLPDYQQISTLQLYGVRRLACVSPKSPVCRSLMEKLDMQTLTKNMQVIGQDRLVQLKLLQPGIIIGVWRDQCSVAFIMFTLHFHKLVERSTQGSSVCSYVEPVVQPPFCDIDPEYGLHGYQLHIVLHNTVCELMSGSFSQLFCRRTQISDGLIQLTVISSTNLSQHTSLSGDITLPWCCEALQGTVENCCIMSLTLLDEFRKPFKCVTSPVSAELERTSVCYDYDGEHYLIHYQDSDIQVKMRLVKMNEQKQFILISLVVYVSVCYVNKYFSRDY
- the fbxo15 gene encoding F-box only protein 15 isoform X3, with the translated sequence MAASKAVVPGRALRTSKRTDKSSPASTQSFMERLPSEILIKILSYLDASTLCCINHINKIFYQLANSNALWRKLYIADFSKNKKCMDKSLLRMATMEVQDRPEGYYKRLYFKTVAECDMIKWTRRLGLISIHTGLPSQTEWVLRNLNVTWELTVMDKSGRKSTLEQSRSQFTETSVTLCWSGGDRLPDYQQISTLQLYGVRRLACVSPKSPVCRSLMEKLDMQTLTKNMQVIGQDRLVQLKLLQPGIIIGVWRDQCSVAFIMFTLHFHKLVERSTQGSSVCSYVEPVVQPPFCDIDPEYGLHGYQLHIVLHNTVCELMSGSFSQLFCRRTQISDGLIQLTVISSTNLSQHTSLSGDITLPWCCEALQGTVERSWKGRLCATTMTVSTT